A genomic region of Methanosarcina thermophila TM-1 contains the following coding sequences:
- a CDS encoding aminotransferase class I/II-fold pyridoxal phosphate-dependent enzyme — MRPPCDPSKFVADAVKNIPPSGIRRFFDLVSGLEDIISLGVGEPDFITPWHIREMCIHSLEKGQTSYTSNYGLPELRDALSRTYYRRYGLDYDPSSEILITTGVSEALDIAVRTVVNPGDEVIIVQPAYVAYVPSVILAGGKPVIVSTYREDDFSLTAEALKPAITDKTKAIILNFPNNPTGAIMTQEELEDIADLVVENDLFVISDEVYECLTYEGKHVPFSSLDGMKDRTVMLNGFSKAYAMTGLRLGFAMGSPEIIHSMMMIHQYSMLCAPITAQIGAIEALRNGNEEMERMVREYDRRRHFIVRGFNRIGLECCNPKGAFYAFPYIGNTGLSSSEFAERLLDEKKVVTIPGDVFGEAGEGFLRCAYAASIDDIRKALERMEDFVDRLKQ, encoded by the coding sequence TTGAGACCTCCATGCGATCCTTCTAAGTTTGTTGCCGACGCTGTGAAAAATATTCCACCTTCGGGAATACGCCGCTTTTTTGATCTAGTTTCCGGACTTGAGGATATAATCTCCCTTGGTGTAGGAGAGCCTGACTTTATTACTCCGTGGCACATCCGTGAAATGTGCATTCATTCCCTGGAAAAAGGGCAAACCTCGTATACCTCAAACTATGGGCTTCCAGAGCTCAGAGATGCACTTTCCAGAACCTATTACAGGCGCTATGGGCTGGACTACGACCCTTCCTCCGAGATACTCATCACAACAGGGGTAAGTGAGGCTCTGGATATAGCAGTAAGGACAGTTGTCAATCCTGGCGATGAGGTTATTATCGTCCAGCCTGCGTATGTTGCATATGTGCCTTCTGTTATTCTTGCAGGGGGTAAGCCTGTTATTGTTTCCACATACAGGGAAGATGATTTTAGCCTGACTGCCGAAGCCCTCAAACCTGCGATCACAGACAAAACAAAGGCAATAATTCTCAACTTCCCTAATAATCCAACTGGAGCGATTATGACACAGGAAGAGCTTGAGGACATTGCCGATCTTGTTGTGGAGAACGACCTGTTTGTTATTTCGGACGAAGTTTACGAGTGCCTCACTTATGAAGGTAAGCATGTCCCATTTTCTTCTCTTGACGGAATGAAAGATCGTACTGTCATGCTCAACGGATTCTCCAAAGCTTATGCAATGACAGGGCTCAGGCTCGGTTTTGCAATGGGCTCACCTGAAATTATACACTCAATGATGATGATCCACCAGTATTCCATGCTTTGTGCTCCCATAACCGCTCAGATAGGAGCAATCGAAGCTCTCCGCAATGGTAACGAGGAAATGGAGAGGATGGTCAGAGAATATGACCGGCGCAGGCACTTTATCGTCAGGGGTTTTAACAGGATAGGGCTTGAGTGCTGCAACCCTAAAGGAGCATTTTACGCATTCCCTTACATCGGGAATACCGGTCTTTCTTCTTCCGAGTTTGCAGAACGCCTTCTGGATGAAAAGAAAGTCGTTACAATCCCAGGAGATGTTTTCGGAGAAGCAGGTGAAGGTTTTCTGCGCTGCGCCTACGCAGCATCAATAGATGATATTAGAAAAGCCCTGGAAAGAATGGAAGACTTTGTTGATAGGTTAAAACAGTAA
- a CDS encoding DUF5591 domain-containing protein: MKPIIPENERSKEPLDTDRVIYHPDMIRANEWVLTEYEAPYRELCIFVPCAKRKPYHESPSHKKFDRVIFGIAKPDDVHIVTFGTCGVTPRELDTQYPFMHYSFMMGKCNVSKIKRDFIKMESERLAAYLEKTRNNYKHRIAYCIGDFRTAMEKAVEMVDIEVIIVPKESTIQKMIQPNKPFIYNSLSSREYLQDLSDAITDVLKLPKRKVGLKEDLSVDDTDWYVL; the protein is encoded by the coding sequence ATGAAGCCGATTATTCCTGAAAATGAACGCTCTAAAGAACCTCTTGACACTGATAGGGTAATTTATCATCCGGATATGATAAGAGCCAATGAATGGGTTCTGACTGAGTATGAAGCCCCATACAGGGAACTCTGTATCTTCGTGCCCTGTGCCAAAAGGAAACCCTATCATGAAAGCCCTTCTCATAAAAAATTCGACAGGGTGATCTTCGGGATTGCAAAACCCGATGATGTACATATAGTAACCTTCGGAACCTGCGGGGTTACGCCGAGGGAACTTGATACCCAGTATCCTTTCATGCATTACAGTTTCATGATGGGAAAATGTAATGTATCAAAGATCAAGCGGGATTTCATTAAAATGGAAAGCGAAAGGCTTGCAGCTTACCTTGAAAAAACAAGGAACAACTACAAGCACAGGATAGCTTACTGTATCGGGGATTTCCGTACTGCAATGGAGAAAGCTGTGGAAATGGTCGATATAGAGGTTATTATCGTACCGAAAGAATCAACTATTCAGAAAATGATTCAGCCCAATAAGCCCTTCATTTACAATAGCCTCTCTTCTAGAGAGTATCTTCAGGATCTTTCCGATGCGATTACCGATGTTCTTAAGCTGCCAAAAAGAAAAGTCGGCCTTAAGGAAGACCTCTCGGTCGACGATACAGACTGGTATGTTCTTTAA
- a CDS encoding PKD domain-containing protein, whose amino-acid sequence MEGARNNRIFRGNIFNKVLGTTALAYLILVSIAGASPFAYIANEESDNISVIDTATDKVKATISVGSNPVGVAINPNGTRVYVANAHSNDVSVIDTATNTVIATVHAGSSPKGIAVNPNGKRVYVANEGSNNVFVIDTATNTVVSKVITGKNPAAVAVSPDGKKAYVTNYGEKTISVIDTATNKVTATISTGKGPEEIAVTPDGTKVYLVNSDNRSISVIDTATNRITSMMKVRGIPSGVAVSPDGAKVYVASNDETFSSILVIDTSTDKVTTTIPVGPNPAGVAVSPDGKKVYVAINLYNTVSVIDTATNSITSTMLVGRSPRVSSQSIGSIPIQPVYPLADFSSNITSDYVFLLEPVQFTCQSENVTEWSWDFGDGSGSTEQNPIHTYSEVGIYTVTLKVSNPNGTDTKLATANVVPKGVPASSYAYITNFNSNTVSVINTSSNTVTATVPVGKSPLGVAVSLDGAKVYVANVNYKSRGTVSVIDTATKKVTATIDIGYKYSPCGIAVTPDGKKVFVANRDVNSVSIIDTATNTVIGTIPAGANPLGVAITPDGKKAYVTNRYSNNISVIDTGTNKVIASVKAGLGPFGVTVNQAGTKLYVTNCEDDTISVIDTNSDTITATLPAGKWPMGVAVSPDGTKVYVVNEGSNTVSVIDTETETVINTVRVGRNPYGIAVSPDGTKVYVTNFGSDDNLGRTVSIIDTARGRVIGTVNTGFSPIAFGQFITPIPPQPLLPFANFSSNLTSGYAPLSVQFTDLSRNVDRWNWDFGDGSISNQQNPAHTYSIAGNYKVTLTVNNENGTESRSETINVLAHPVFSASPTSGKAPLTVNFTDHSTGSPNSWNWTFGDGTYSTKKNPAHIYREPGRYSVTLILNGTGNPNRVTKSDYIMVSNGNEAPNAAFSASPVSGKAPLTVSFTDESTGFPTSRRWTFGDGTYSTGENPVHTYSKAGLYSVTLTVSNANGTNTLTKSNYILVSNALDAPVTSFSASPISGKVPLTVDFTGQGKGAPTSWRWIFGDGNNSTEKNPVYTYNKPGLYSVRLTASNEKGSNTLTKSRYIAISNVLDVPVTRFSASPVSGKAPLTVSFTDQSTGVATSWRWNFGDGNTSTERNPVHTYNKPGLYNVTLTASNANGSNSSTKVGYIAVSDVLTAPVANFSASPASGKTPLTVSFTDQSTWEPTSWRWDFGDGNNSTERNPVYTYNEPGLYSVRLTAGNANGSNRLTKLGYVNISSENGALMLNHGDTVPVAAFSVSPTEGSMPLTVRFTDQSTGDPTSWRWNFGDGNTSTERNPVHTYNKSGRYSVTLTASNANGSSVLTKSRYVIVSNVLNTPVSKFSASPSSGSMPLTVRFTDQSTGDPTSWRWNFGDGNSSTEKNPVHTYNRSGLYNVTLTTSNVNGSNALTRTGYIAVSNTLAAPVAGFSASTTSGKAPLTVRFTDQSTGDPTSWRWTFGDGNNSSERNPVYTYHKPGLYSVSLTASNANGSNALTKSRYIAVSGIQDVPVTRFSASPVSGKAPLTVSFTDQSTGSPTSWRWNFGDGNTSTERNPVHTYNRSGLYNVTLTTSNENGTNVLTKSSYIAVSNSLVAAFSAYPTSGSAPLNVSFTDNSTGSPASWRWNFGDGNTSTDRNPVHTYSRSGSYTVSLTVNNSGNISTETRSRYIAVSG is encoded by the coding sequence AAAGGCATATGTAACAAACTATGGGGAGAAAACGATCTCGGTAATTGACACTGCCACAAACAAGGTTACAGCCACAATATCCACAGGAAAAGGACCTGAGGAAATTGCGGTCACACCGGACGGAACTAAGGTATACCTGGTGAACTCCGATAACCGAAGCATCTCGGTGATCGACACAGCAACAAACCGCATTACCAGCATGATGAAAGTAAGGGGGATTCCTTCTGGAGTAGCAGTCAGCCCGGATGGAGCAAAGGTATATGTAGCCAGTAATGATGAAACTTTTAGCAGTATCCTGGTAATTGACACTTCTACAGACAAAGTTACAACCACGATACCTGTAGGACCCAATCCGGCAGGAGTAGCAGTCAGCCCGGATGGAAAAAAAGTATATGTAGCGATCAATCTCTATAACACAGTTTCTGTTATTGACACTGCAACCAATTCTATTACATCCACGATGCTTGTAGGAAGGAGCCCTCGTGTTTCAAGTCAGTCTATAGGTTCTATCCCGATACAGCCAGTTTACCCTCTGGCGGACTTTAGCAGCAATATTACATCAGATTATGTTTTTCTTTTAGAACCTGTGCAGTTTACCTGTCAATCGGAGAATGTAACAGAGTGGAGCTGGGACTTTGGAGACGGGTCTGGCTCTACAGAACAGAACCCCATACATACATATTCTGAGGTTGGAATCTATACCGTTACCCTGAAAGTAAGCAATCCAAATGGTACGGATACAAAGCTTGCTACAGCAAATGTTGTACCAAAAGGTGTTCCAGCATCTTCATATGCATATATTACGAACTTTAACAGCAACACAGTTTCTGTAATTAATACGAGTTCAAATACTGTTACAGCCACTGTACCTGTAGGAAAAAGCCCTCTTGGGGTTGCAGTCTCATTGGATGGAGCAAAAGTATACGTGGCGAACGTCAATTACAAGAGTCGTGGTACTGTCTCTGTAATTGATACCGCTACAAAAAAGGTTACAGCCACTATAGACATCGGGTACAAATACAGCCCTTGCGGAATTGCAGTCACGCCAGATGGGAAAAAAGTATTTGTGGCAAATCGTGATGTCAACAGTGTATCTATAATTGACACAGCTACAAACACGGTTATAGGCACTATACCTGCAGGAGCTAACCCACTTGGGGTTGCAATCACACCTGATGGAAAAAAAGCATATGTGACGAACCGCTATAGCAATAATATTTCTGTAATTGATACAGGCACAAACAAGGTTATAGCCTCTGTAAAAGCTGGACTTGGTCCCTTTGGGGTTACAGTTAACCAGGCGGGAACAAAACTATATGTTACGAATTGTGAAGATGACACCATTTCTGTAATTGACACAAATTCGGATACAATTACCGCCACACTGCCCGCAGGAAAATGGCCTATGGGAGTTGCAGTTTCCCCGGATGGAACAAAGGTATATGTGGTAAACGAAGGCAGTAACACTGTTTCCGTAATTGACACTGAAACAGAAACTGTTATAAATACTGTGAGAGTTGGAAGAAATCCTTATGGAATTGCAGTCAGCCCGGATGGAACAAAGGTATACGTAACTAACTTTGGCAGCGACGATAATCTAGGAAGAACGGTCTCTATAATCGACACAGCAAGAGGCAGGGTTATAGGCACGGTAAATACAGGTTTCAGCCCCATTGCTTTCGGTCAGTTCATAACTCCCATTCCACCACAGCCCTTACTTCCGTTTGCAAACTTCAGCAGTAATCTCACATCCGGTTATGCTCCCCTTTCTGTCCAGTTTACGGATCTCTCGAGGAATGTAGATAGGTGGAACTGGGACTTTGGGGATGGGTCCATCTCAAATCAGCAGAACCCAGCACACACTTACTCTATAGCAGGAAATTATAAAGTAACGCTTACAGTAAACAATGAAAACGGCACTGAATCTAGATCTGAAACAATAAATGTTCTGGCACATCCCGTATTTTCTGCATCGCCAACCTCAGGAAAAGCACCTCTTACTGTTAATTTTACTGATCATAGCACAGGCTCGCCAAACTCATGGAATTGGACTTTCGGAGATGGAACATATTCAACGAAAAAGAATCCTGCACACATATATAGAGAACCGGGGAGATATTCCGTTACATTGATATTAAACGGAACAGGGAACCCCAATAGAGTAACGAAATCAGACTATATCATGGTTTCAAATGGGAATGAAGCCCCTAATGCTGCTTTTTCTGCATCTCCAGTTTCAGGAAAAGCACCTCTTACGGTTAGTTTTACGGATGAAAGTACAGGATTCCCAACCTCAAGGAGGTGGACTTTTGGAGATGGCACATATTCAACAGGGGAGAACCCTGTACATACATACAGCAAAGCAGGATTATACTCTGTTACATTAACAGTAAGTAACGCAAATGGCACCAATACATTAACAAAATCCAACTATATTCTTGTTTCAAATGCTTTAGATGCTCCTGTCACCAGTTTCTCTGCATCTCCCATTTCAGGAAAAGTGCCGCTTACTGTTGATTTTACTGGTCAGGGAAAAGGAGCTCCAACTTCATGGAGATGGATTTTTGGAGATGGGAATAATTCAACAGAGAAAAATCCTGTATATACATACAATAAACCGGGACTCTATTCTGTGAGATTGACAGCAAGTAATGAGAAAGGCAGTAACACATTGACAAAGTCAAGATATATTGCGATCTCAAACGTCCTGGATGTTCCTGTTACCAGATTCTCTGCATCTCCAGTTTCAGGAAAAGCACCTCTTACTGTCAGTTTTACTGACCAGAGCACAGGGGTTGCAACTTCATGGAGATGGAATTTTGGAGATGGAAATACTTCAACAGAAAGAAATCCTGTACACACATACAATAAACCAGGACTATACAACGTTACATTGACAGCAAGTAACGCAAACGGCAGTAATTCATCGACTAAAGTCGGCTACATTGCTGTTTCAGATGTTTTAACTGCTCCTGTTGCCAATTTCTCTGCATCCCCCGCTTCAGGAAAAACACCTCTTACGGTTAGTTTTACCGACCAGAGCACATGGGAACCGACATCATGGAGATGGGATTTCGGGGATGGAAATAATTCAACTGAAAGAAACCCTGTGTACACATACAATGAACCAGGACTCTATTCTGTGAGATTGACAGCAGGTAATGCAAATGGCAGTAATAGGTTAACAAAGTTAGGCTATGTAAATATAAGCTCTGAAAACGGTGCTTTGATGTTGAATCATGGCGATACTGTTCCTGTAGCTGCCTTCTCAGTATCTCCAACTGAAGGAAGTATGCCGCTTACTGTCCGCTTTACTGACCAGAGTACAGGAGATCCAACCTCATGGAGATGGAATTTTGGGGATGGGAACACCTCAACAGAAAGAAATCCTGTACATACATACAATAAATCAGGGCGATACTCTGTTACATTGACAGCAAGCAATGCAAACGGCAGTAGCGTATTGACAAAATCAAGATATGTTATTGTCTCAAACGTTCTAAATACTCCTGTTTCCAAATTCTCTGCGTCTCCTTCATCAGGAAGCATGCCGCTTACTGTTCGTTTTACTGACCAGAGTACAGGAGATCCAACCTCATGGAGATGGAATTTTGGAGACGGAAATAGCTCAACAGAAAAGAATCCTGTACACACTTACAATAGATCAGGACTATACAATGTTACATTGACAACAAGTAATGTAAACGGCAGTAATGCACTGACAAGAACCGGCTATATCGCTGTTTCGAATACTTTAGCCGCTCCTGTTGCCGGTTTCTCTGCATCTACTACTTCGGGAAAAGCGCCTCTTACGGTTAGATTTACTGACCAGAGCACAGGAGATCCAACCTCATGGAGATGGACTTTCGGGGACGGAAATAATTCATCAGAGCGAAATCCTGTATACACATACCATAAGCCAGGTCTTTACTCTGTTTCATTGACCGCAAGCAATGCAAATGGAAGCAACGCATTGACAAAATCCAGATATATTGCTGTTTCAGGCATCCAAGATGTTCCTGTTACCAGATTCTCTGCATCTCCAGTTTCAGGAAAAGCTCCTCTTACTGTCAGTTTTACTGACCAGAGCACAGGGTCTCCAACTTCATGGAGATGGAATTTTGGAGACGGAAATACTTCAACAGAGAGAAATCCTGTACACACGTATAATAGATCAGGACTATACAATGTTACATTGACAACAAGTAATGAAAATGGCACTAACGTGTTAACAAAATCCAGTTATATTGCCGTTTCAAATTCCCTTGTCGCTGCGTTCTCTGCATATCCGACTTCAGGGTCTGCACCGCTTAATGTTAGTTTTACTGACAACAGCACTGGATCGCCAGCTTCATGGAGATGGAATTTTGGAGACGGAAATACTTCAACAGACAGGAATCCTGTACACACATACAGTAGATCAGGAAGTTATACTGTCAGTTTAACAGTAAATAATTCGGGGAATATCAGTACTGAAACCCGATCCAGATATATTGCTGTTAGTGGATAA
- a CDS encoding Lrp/AsnC family transcriptional regulator, with protein MDEKIRHILEILENDARTSPEEIASLTGMSAQEVSQTIAKLEETGVIRHYKTIVDWDLVGENYVYAVIELKVTLERNQGYQAIAERIYKFPEVRSVRLLSGDYDISLTVRGKSMKDVAFFVAEKIATLDQVQSTSTHFVLKTYKEDGVILHEPETIERLPVSF; from the coding sequence ATGGATGAAAAAATTCGACATATACTGGAAATTCTTGAAAACGATGCCCGAACAAGTCCGGAAGAAATTGCATCCCTTACAGGTATGTCTGCACAGGAGGTTTCCCAGACGATCGCAAAACTTGAAGAGACGGGAGTTATCCGGCACTATAAGACCATAGTTGATTGGGACCTGGTCGGGGAAAACTATGTTTATGCTGTAATTGAGCTGAAGGTAACCCTCGAGCGCAATCAGGGCTATCAAGCAATTGCAGAAAGAATTTACAAGTTTCCGGAAGTCAGATCAGTCAGGCTGTTATCCGGAGACTATGATATATCCCTTACCGTCCGAGGGAAATCGATGAAGGATGTGGCTTTTTTTGTTGCAGAGAAAATTGCAACCCTTGATCAGGTACAGAGCACATCAACCCACTTCGTACTCAAGACTTATAAAGAAGATGGTGTTATCCTTCATGAACCTGAAACGATTGAAAGGCTACCAGTGTCGTTTTAA
- a CDS encoding DUF169 domain-containing protein → MDVQEINKYGQEMIECLKLTTSPVAVKLIPKGGEIPEGIARVDEAMRHCQLVDRVRRTGEEFYTLLEDQMCKGGAGAMGLGEMPPKVASGEFYFKGLKQFSTQGAARRTLEMVPKLPANSTEAIMYSPLEKTSFIPDVAVVICTPRQVMLLTQAMMYKTGGRIESSFAGKQSLCSDGVVKVYKEGKIGVTVGCSGSRNYTKIADEEMIMGIPVELLADVASGLKAICPA, encoded by the coding sequence ATGGATGTACAAGAAATAAATAAATATGGACAGGAAATGATAGAGTGCCTGAAACTCACAACTTCTCCGGTTGCAGTAAAACTGATTCCTAAAGGAGGAGAAATCCCGGAAGGGATTGCCAGAGTAGATGAAGCTATGAGACACTGCCAGTTGGTTGATAGGGTAAGAAGAACCGGCGAGGAATTTTATACCCTGCTCGAGGATCAGATGTGTAAAGGCGGAGCAGGTGCAATGGGTCTTGGGGAAATGCCCCCGAAAGTCGCAAGTGGAGAATTCTATTTTAAAGGGCTAAAACAATTCAGCACCCAGGGCGCTGCAAGGCGCACCCTTGAGATGGTGCCCAAACTTCCCGCAAACTCAACAGAAGCCATTATGTACTCTCCCCTGGAAAAAACTTCGTTTATACCGGATGTTGCTGTGGTGATCTGTACTCCCAGACAGGTTATGCTGCTTACTCAGGCTATGATGTATAAAACAGGCGGCAGGATTGAATCAAGTTTCGCAGGAAAACAGAGCCTGTGCTCGGACGGGGTTGTAAAGGTCTACAAAGAAGGAAAAATAGGGGTTACAGTCGGCTGCAGCGGAAGCAGAAACTATACCAAAATCGCAGATGAAGAAATGATAATGGGAATCCCGGTCGAACTCCTGGCTGATGTTGCCTCAGGTCTCAAAGCAATCTGCCCTGCATAA
- a CDS encoding 30S ribosomal protein S8e — MRWQGSSRRKVTGGKVIAARGKRKFEMGRESAETRISEVKRKNIHTRGGNRKVRLLQCNVANVTNPKDGKTTSTTIETVVDNAANKHYIRRNILTKGSIIRTSLGTARVTSRPGQDGVVNAVLIE, encoded by the coding sequence ATGAGATGGCAAGGTAGCTCCAGAAGAAAAGTGACCGGTGGGAAAGTTATTGCTGCCCGCGGGAAGCGCAAGTTCGAGATGGGCCGCGAATCTGCGGAAACTCGTATAAGTGAAGTAAAGAGGAAGAATATCCACACAAGGGGTGGCAACAGGAAAGTAAGACTTCTCCAGTGTAATGTTGCAAATGTGACCAATCCCAAGGACGGAAAGACCACTTCTACCACTATTGAGACAGTTGTCGACAATGCTGCAAACAAGCACTACATAAGGCGTAACATTCTGACAAAAGGCTCCATAATAAGGACTTCCCTTGGAACTGCGAGAGTTACAAGCAGACCTGGGCAGGACGGAGTCGTAAACGCTGTATTAATCGAATAA
- a CDS encoding DUF6951 family protein, translated as MVTEISLNTVCGHTTKIIATKEGKNTHVHIKTSCEKLRKWGAHFDMDMKDLMGGPETILSQKMTEAPLTPTCLVPTAVMNACWLENGMISKNLARKMGKMEIIFDKLE; from the coding sequence TTGGTTACAGAGATCTCATTGAACACAGTATGTGGACATACGACAAAGATAATTGCTACAAAAGAAGGGAAAAATACTCACGTACATATTAAGACTTCATGTGAAAAACTCAGGAAATGGGGCGCACATTTTGATATGGATATGAAAGACCTCATGGGAGGACCCGAAACCATACTCAGCCAGAAAATGACTGAAGCCCCCCTTACACCTACCTGTCTAGTTCCGACAGCGGTAATGAATGCCTGCTGGCTTGAAAACGGCATGATTTCGAAGAATCTTGCCCGAAAAATGGGAAAGATGGAAATTATCTTTGATAAACTTGAGTGA
- a CDS encoding orotate phosphoribosyltransferase-like protein, which translates to MKNIEDLIQKAVELQSSGLVTGQIADELNVSRETVTWLLTRSKKEVSAPAPKDISVNWSNIGKSATRLHYISLALCDMVLETLEKTNSEVDVVVGVAASGIPLASMMANELGTDFALYHSRKGQDVVQPGQRGTISRNFGSVAGKNCVIVDDVITTGSTTMEVIEQLREMGAKPRVVVVLVDKKGADMILNVPVQSLVRIVRVD; encoded by the coding sequence ATGAAGAATATAGAAGATTTAATTCAGAAAGCGGTAGAATTGCAAAGCAGTGGGCTTGTAACCGGCCAGATTGCCGACGAACTCAACGTCTCAAGGGAGACTGTCACCTGGCTTTTAACCCGCTCAAAAAAAGAAGTATCAGCCCCCGCTCCGAAGGATATTTCCGTAAACTGGAGCAATATAGGAAAGAGTGCTACCCGGCTCCACTACATCTCGCTTGCGCTCTGCGATATGGTGCTTGAGACTCTGGAAAAAACAAACTCCGAAGTTGATGTGGTTGTCGGTGTCGCCGCCAGCGGCATTCCCCTGGCAAGCATGATGGCAAATGAATTGGGAACTGACTTCGCCCTCTATCATTCCCGTAAAGGACAGGATGTAGTCCAGCCAGGCCAGAGAGGGACAATAAGCAGGAACTTCGGAAGCGTTGCTGGCAAAAACTGTGTGATTGTGGACGATGTTATCACCACAGGCTCTACAACTATGGAAGTTATCGAACAGCTTCGGGAAATGGGCGCAAAACCGAGGGTTGTAGTGGTTTTAGTAGACAAAAAAGGTGCAGACATGATTTTAAATGTACCGGTTCAGTCGCTTGTAAGGATTGTGCGCGTGGACTGA
- a CDS encoding NOB1 family endonuclease, with product MTCYIADSAVFIMGNYDLDSSLIITVPSVANELKSKDAELRFDLAKERGLRVEWPDPEIVKEVQKMAELTRDSEELSKTDIEILSKALEYRGRCILLTDDYAVQNVAVQLGIDVKPIAQKKIKDIIIWHKQCIGCRKFFDKGDICPICGSPLKKKRKRSRKEKSHPDLKKKT from the coding sequence ATGACCTGTTACATAGCGGATTCAGCAGTATTTATAATGGGGAACTATGATCTGGACAGTTCTCTCATTATAACTGTTCCCTCGGTTGCGAATGAATTGAAAAGCAAGGACGCAGAGCTTCGTTTTGACCTTGCAAAAGAAAGAGGGTTGCGCGTAGAGTGGCCTGATCCCGAAATTGTAAAAGAAGTTCAGAAAATGGCTGAACTTACCCGGGACTCCGAAGAACTCTCAAAAACCGATATCGAAATCCTTTCAAAGGCTCTTGAATACAGGGGCAGATGCATACTGCTTACCGACGACTATGCGGTTCAGAACGTTGCCGTGCAGCTTGGGATTGATGTTAAGCCCATTGCCCAGAAAAAAATCAAAGATATAATTATCTGGCATAAGCAGTGCATAGGCTGCAGAAAATTTTTTGACAAAGGGGATATCTGTCCTATCTGCGGCTCACCTCTTAAAAAGAAAAGGAAAAGAAGTAGAAAAGAGAAGAGTCATCCTGATCTGAAGAAAAAGACATAA